In a genomic window of Streptomyces sp. NBC_01142:
- a CDS encoding IucA/IucC family siderophore biosynthesis protein: protein MSPAHSSARSSAQSSPPTGLPTADQAVAHTLLNCLLREVSGPEHQTAVIDDHLLLRLPLRGVLLRVALRRTSLLGAHRFTGPVTEQTDGGWSELDWLRLAEYTHAELSLRTGSRNDEFLDQIVSSHQGVSSALAAPRPAVEAPHAGVGSPDWLVTYLASEQSLVLGHRFHPTPKARSGDRASWSAYAPEAAASFPLRLLAVRDHLIAQESAEPGATDPLDRLDPLDRRAVPDGYRLLPAHPWQYGLLHEHPALRSALDRGDILDLGLGRRRFTATASVRTVYDGDTFLKFSLNVRITNCLRKNASYELAGAVALTRLLGPALTDLTARFPGSGMLREPAYRSLALPGPDGRPDLALLEGFGVIVREGLTGHLVPGATPLLAAAVADEYATGPGHISRLLADTDQGTALEWWQTYLTLLIPPVLAAYFDHGLVLEPHLQNVLVCVDADGRPAQVLFRDLEGTKLIPEHHALTLAALPEEVAGPMTYDAQRGWDRVVYCLLVNHVAEMLAALADLHPQTEPALWSQVRRTLQDYADEHGCPPRLNALLAGAPLPAKANLLTRWERTADREAGYVRVPSPLAEDVLSGAIRTDDVWNAR from the coding sequence ATGTCCCCAGCCCATTCCTCTGCTCGTTCGTCCGCCCAGTCCTCCCCTCCCACCGGGCTGCCCACCGCCGACCAGGCCGTGGCCCACACCCTCCTCAACTGTCTGCTCCGCGAGGTGTCGGGCCCCGAGCACCAGACCGCCGTCATCGACGACCACCTGCTGCTGCGTCTGCCGCTGCGCGGGGTGCTGCTCCGGGTCGCCCTGCGCCGTACGTCCCTCCTGGGAGCGCACCGCTTCACCGGCCCGGTCACCGAACAGACCGACGGCGGCTGGTCCGAGCTGGACTGGCTCCGCCTCGCCGAGTACACGCATGCAGAGCTCTCGCTCCGTACGGGGTCGCGCAACGACGAATTCCTGGACCAGATCGTCTCGAGCCATCAGGGAGTCTCCTCCGCGCTGGCCGCGCCCCGTCCGGCCGTTGAGGCGCCGCATGCCGGAGTCGGGTCCCCTGACTGGCTCGTCACCTATCTCGCATCCGAGCAGTCCCTCGTGCTCGGCCACCGCTTCCACCCCACCCCCAAGGCACGCAGCGGCGATCGGGCCTCCTGGTCCGCCTATGCCCCGGAAGCCGCCGCCTCCTTCCCGCTGCGCCTGCTCGCCGTCCGCGACCACCTGATCGCGCAGGAGTCCGCCGAGCCCGGTGCCACCGACCCGCTGGACCGACTGGACCCGCTGGACCGGCGGGCGGTCCCCGACGGCTACCGGCTGCTGCCCGCACACCCGTGGCAGTACGGACTGCTGCACGAACACCCGGCACTGCGGTCGGCGCTCGACCGGGGCGACATACTCGACCTGGGCCTGGGCCGCAGGCGCTTCACCGCCACCGCGTCCGTACGCACCGTCTACGACGGCGACACGTTTCTGAAGTTCAGCCTCAACGTCCGTATCACCAACTGCCTGCGCAAGAACGCCAGTTACGAGCTCGCCGGTGCGGTGGCCCTCACCCGTCTGCTCGGTCCGGCCCTCACCGACCTGACTGCCCGTTTCCCGGGCAGTGGCATGCTCCGCGAACCCGCCTACCGCAGCCTCGCACTCCCCGGCCCGGACGGCCGGCCCGACCTCGCGCTCCTCGAAGGCTTCGGGGTGATCGTCCGTGAAGGGCTCACCGGCCACCTCGTCCCCGGCGCCACCCCGCTCCTCGCCGCGGCCGTCGCCGACGAGTACGCCACGGGTCCCGGCCATATCTCCCGCCTGCTGGCCGATACGGATCAGGGAACAGCGCTGGAGTGGTGGCAGACGTACCTCACGCTGCTCATCCCGCCCGTCCTGGCCGCCTACTTCGACCACGGGCTGGTCCTCGAACCCCATCTGCAGAACGTCCTCGTCTGTGTCGACGCCGACGGCAGGCCCGCCCAGGTCCTCTTCCGCGATCTGGAAGGCACCAAGCTGATTCCCGAGCACCACGCCCTCACCCTGGCCGCGCTGCCGGAGGAGGTCGCAGGCCCGATGACGTACGACGCACAGCGTGGCTGGGACCGCGTCGTCTACTGCCTGCTGGTGAACCATGTCGCCGAAATGCTCGCCGCCCTCGCCGATCTGCACCCGCAGACCGAGCCCGCCCTGTGGTCGCAGGTCCGCCGCACACTCCAGGACTATGCCGACGAGCACGGCTGCCCGCCCCGCCTGAACGCCCTGCTGGCAGGCGCGCCACTGCCCGCCAAGGCCAATCTGCTGACCCGCTGGGAGCGCACTGCCGACCGCGAGGCGGGCTATGTCCGCGTGCCCTCTCCGCTCGCCGAGGACGTGCTGTCCGGAGCGATCCGCACCGATGACGTCTGGAACGCCCGATGA